Proteins encoded in a region of the Apilactobacillus apisilvae genome:
- a CDS encoding amino acid ABC transporter substrate-binding protein/permease: protein MKRHSLAVRCLLTMACSFIVAFALFAAPAKTHAAEKTYEIGTDVTFPPFEYANDNNKYVGIDMDLLRAIAKNQQFNVDIKPLGFNAAVQSIQSGQTDGMIAGMSVTPERKATFDFSNPYFDSGVVMATSDKNGVTSLNQLKGKKVAVKTGTAGAQYAQSIEKKYGFKTVTFDDSNNMYEDVMIGNSAACFEDNPVMQYAIKQGTKLKIVTKPANKGTYGFAVKKGQNQELLKKFNAGLANIKKSGEYQKIVNKYLNAKKSAVDDHSFMGILKQNKTFLWQGFLQTMWLTIVSIIFATIIGVIFGLFGVIPNKFFQGLSTTFIYVFRGLPLIVLALFIYTGIPTLIGTKIPAFTAGVITLMLDEGAYIAAFVKGGIQSVEKGQMEAARSLGLPFGKSMRKVVLPQGIKLIVPSFINQFIITLKDTSILSVIGIIELTQTGKIIIARNLEGFKVWAMVAIIYLIIITLLTWLSNWGQRRTKL from the coding sequence ATGAAACGACATTCATTAGCTGTCCGTTGTTTATTAACAATGGCATGCAGTTTTATTGTCGCATTCGCTTTATTTGCAGCCCCTGCTAAGACGCATGCTGCTGAAAAAACATATGAAATTGGTACGGATGTTACCTTCCCTCCATTTGAATATGCGAATGACAATAACAAATATGTTGGAATTGACATGGATTTACTGAGAGCCATTGCAAAAAACCAACAATTTAATGTAGATATTAAGCCACTAGGATTTAATGCTGCGGTTCAATCAATCCAATCTGGCCAAACCGATGGAATGATTGCTGGGATGTCAGTAACTCCCGAACGTAAAGCTACTTTTGATTTTTCAAATCCTTATTTTGATTCTGGTGTAGTTATGGCCACTTCAGATAAAAATGGTGTTACATCACTAAATCAATTAAAAGGTAAAAAAGTTGCCGTTAAAACTGGAACTGCTGGTGCACAGTATGCTCAATCAATTGAAAAGAAATACGGTTTTAAGACTGTAACCTTTGATGATTCTAATAACATGTATGAAGATGTTATGATTGGTAACTCTGCAGCATGTTTTGAAGATAATCCAGTTATGCAATATGCAATTAAGCAAGGAACTAAACTAAAAATCGTTACTAAGCCTGCTAACAAAGGTACATATGGATTTGCGGTTAAAAAAGGTCAAAACCAAGAACTATTGAAAAAATTCAATGCTGGTTTAGCTAATATCAAAAAATCTGGTGAATACCAAAAAATTGTTAACAAATATTTGAATGCTAAGAAAAGTGCTGTAGATGATCATTCATTCATGGGAATTTTGAAACAAAATAAAACTTTCCTATGGCAAGGTTTCTTACAAACAATGTGGTTAACTATTGTTTCAATTATCTTTGCTACCATTATTGGAGTTATTTTTGGATTATTTGGAGTTATTCCTAATAAATTTTTCCAGGGATTATCCACTACTTTCATATATGTATTTAGAGGTCTTCCATTAATTGTGTTGGCACTATTTATTTACACTGGAATTCCTACTTTAATTGGAACTAAGATTCCGGCATTCACTGCCGGAGTTATCACCTTAATGCTAGATGAAGGTGCTTATATCGCTGCTTTCGTTAAAGGTGGAATTCAATCCGTCGAAAAAGGTCAAATGGAAGCTGCTCGTAGTTTAGGATTACCATTCGGTAAATCAATGCGTAAAGTTGTGCTTCCACAAGGGATTAAATTAATTGTTCCTTCATTCATTAATCAATTCATTATTACATTGAAAGATACTTCAATTCTTTCAGTAATTGGAATTATCGAACTGACTCAAACCGGTAAAATTATTATCGCTAGAAACTTAGAAGGTTTCAAAGTTTGGGCAATGGTCGCAATTATTTATCTAATTATTATTACCCTACTAACTTGGCTTTCTAACTGGGGTCAAAGGAGGACTAAACTTTGA
- a CDS encoding putative quinol monooxygenase yields the protein MIVVNVRMKINPDKRAEYLGFIKDLVSKSLNDKGNLSYAHYQDTANEDQYLILEHWDSQEDLDAHLQTKHLINFQEHIGDYVTEEPELLFLKK from the coding sequence ATGATTGTTGTAAACGTTAGAATGAAAATTAACCCCGATAAACGTGCTGAATATTTGGGCTTTATTAAAGATTTAGTTAGCAAGTCTTTGAATGATAAAGGTAATTTATCATATGCACATTATCAAGATACTGCTAATGAAGACCAATATTTAATTTTGGAACATTGGGATAGCCAAGAAGATTTAGATGCGCATTTACAAACTAAACATTTAATTAATTTCCAAGAACATATTGGCGACTATGTTACTGAAGAACCAGAACTATTATTTTTGAAAAAATAA
- a CDS encoding DNA-3-methyladenine glycosylase I, whose amino-acid sequence MRCGWVDDNELMKQYHDNEWGRPCHNDRSLFELLSLEMMQAGLSWKTVLNKRVNFKNAFANFSINEVKNMTDQVDTLMQDKGIIRNQLKIKAVINNAQVIAGLPVSFDEYIWKFVDNKTIKHNYKSYKDIPSYDELADKISKQMKSDGFKFVGPVTIYSFMQAAGLVNDHETRCFIYSQI is encoded by the coding sequence ATGAGATGTGGTTGGGTTGATGACAATGAATTAATGAAACAATATCATGATAACGAATGGGGACGTCCATGTCACAATGACCGTAGTTTATTTGAATTATTATCATTAGAAATGATGCAAGCAGGGCTTAGTTGGAAAACAGTATTAAATAAACGAGTTAATTTTAAAAATGCTTTTGCTAACTTTAGTATTAATGAAGTAAAAAATATGACTGACCAAGTTGATACTTTAATGCAGGATAAGGGAATTATTCGAAATCAACTTAAAATTAAAGCCGTTATTAACAATGCTCAGGTAATTGCTGGTCTGCCAGTTTCATTTGATGAATATATTTGGAAATTTGTTGATAATAAAACGATTAAACATAATTATAAATCATATAAAGATATTCCAAGTTATGATGAATTAGCTGATAAAATAAGTAAGCAGATGAAAAGTGATGGCTTTAAGTTCGTCGGTCCAGTTACGATTTATTCATTTATGCAAGCTGCTGGTTTGGTGAATGATCATGAAACTAGGTGCTTTATTTATTCTCAAATATAA
- the alsS gene encoding acetolactate synthase AlsS, with protein sequence MENKMTGSQSLIQSMINQGIKYVFGIPGAKVDQLFEDLKDCSDPKAPKLIIARHEQNAAFIAAAIGRLTDTPGVVAVTSGPGVSNLATGLITATSEGDPIIAIGGQVKRDDVLRLTHQSIPSAALMSSVTKKSVEVEDSNNISETFSNAFITAQSPKKGAAFISLPQDILGETTDRKPIQKLPVLNNGSVDKSQMKEIAKLITHAKKPVFLAGMRASTEGNSEALHRLLKKFSIPVVETYQGAGVISRDLVDNYYGRVGLFDNQIGDTILKESDLVIAIGYDPVEYEARNWNVNDADIINIDTVSPEITADYQPNIIVNADIGESIDALNEFLPNNLSLDDDVQEHLSSLKDYFENKTEMNYETTENGLHPLSIIQSIQNFVNDDMTVTVDVGSHYIWMGRYFKTYKPRHLLFSNGMQTLGVSLPWAIGAALTRPDQPVISISGDGGFLFSGQELETAVRLNLNIIQIIWVDGYYDMVKFQEVAKYGHDAGVKLGYVDYVKYADSFGATGYRVKDVDELDATLKQSQQVDGPVVIEVPVEYKDNIKLKTKIIPNELN encoded by the coding sequence ATGGAAAATAAAATGACCGGATCACAATCGTTAATTCAAAGTATGATTAATCAAGGAATCAAATATGTATTTGGAATTCCTGGAGCTAAAGTTGATCAATTATTTGAAGACTTAAAAGATTGTTCTGATCCGAAAGCACCTAAGCTTATTATTGCTCGTCATGAACAAAATGCTGCTTTTATAGCGGCTGCTATTGGTCGTTTGACTGATACTCCTGGAGTTGTCGCAGTTACATCTGGCCCTGGAGTATCAAATCTTGCAACTGGTTTAATCACTGCTACTTCTGAAGGTGATCCTATTATTGCAATTGGGGGTCAGGTAAAGCGTGATGATGTGCTTAGATTAACTCATCAAAGTATCCCCAGTGCAGCTTTAATGAGTAGTGTCACTAAAAAGAGTGTTGAAGTTGAAGATTCAAATAATATTTCGGAAACTTTTTCGAATGCGTTTATCACAGCACAATCACCTAAAAAGGGCGCCGCTTTTATTTCATTACCACAAGATATTTTGGGTGAAACCACTGATCGTAAGCCAATTCAAAAGTTACCGGTATTGAATAATGGTAGTGTTGATAAATCACAAATGAAGGAAATTGCTAAACTAATTACGCATGCCAAAAAACCAGTTTTCTTAGCAGGAATGCGTGCATCGACCGAAGGTAATAGTGAAGCATTACACCGTTTACTTAAAAAGTTCTCGATTCCAGTTGTTGAAACTTATCAAGGTGCTGGAGTTATTTCACGTGATTTAGTTGATAATTATTATGGTCGAGTAGGTTTATTCGATAATCAAATTGGTGACACAATTCTAAAAGAAAGTGACTTGGTTATTGCGATTGGTTATGATCCAGTTGAATATGAGGCACGAAACTGGAATGTTAATGATGCTGATATTATTAATATTGATACGGTTTCACCAGAAATAACAGCTGACTATCAACCTAATATTATTGTTAATGCTGATATTGGTGAGAGTATTGATGCTTTGAATGAATTTTTACCTAATAACTTATCATTAGATGATGATGTTCAAGAGCATTTGAGTAGTCTAAAAGATTATTTTGAAAATAAAACTGAAATGAACTATGAAACGACTGAAAATGGCTTACATCCATTATCGATAATTCAATCGATTCAAAATTTTGTAAATGATGATATGACGGTCACTGTTGATGTTGGTAGTCATTATATTTGGATGGGGCGTTACTTTAAGACTTATAAGCCTCGTCATTTATTGTTCAGTAATGGAATGCAAACTTTAGGCGTTTCATTACCATGGGCAATTGGTGCAGCCTTAACAAGACCAGATCAACCTGTTATATCAATATCTGGTGACGGTGGATTCTTATTCTCTGGTCAGGAATTAGAAACAGCAGTCCGTTTGAACTTGAATATTATTCAAATCATTTGGGTAGATGGTTATTACGACATGGTTAAGTTCCAAGAAGTAGCTAAGTATGGCCATGATGCTGGGGTTAAACTTGGTTATGTCGACTATGTAAAATACGCTGATAGTTTTGGTGCAACTGGTTATCGTGTGAAAGATGTTGATGAATTGGATGCTACTTTGAAACAATCACAACAAGTCGATGGACCCGTAGTGATTGAAGTTCCAGTTGAATATAAAGATAATATCAAATTAAAAACTAAAATCATTCCAAATGAATTAAATTAA
- a CDS encoding MarR family winged helix-turn-helix transcriptional regulator: MLDKEKLMVFYYAFQGINNIANLDEYNLTPNQQKMLFAIDTIPEITIKQLLQIIGISKQALNVACRDLRERNLVFTATAKSDKRKTAVYLTDDGSKMIEEIETSQLEFINKVCGKTDFNWEDTMKILSSNYLKNIQK; this comes from the coding sequence TTGCTTGATAAAGAAAAATTAATGGTATTTTATTATGCCTTCCAAGGAATCAATAATATCGCTAATTTAGATGAATATAACTTAACTCCCAATCAACAAAAAATGTTATTTGCAATCGATACGATTCCAGAAATAACAATTAAGCAATTGCTACAAATTATCGGTATATCCAAACAAGCACTAAACGTTGCTTGCCGTGATTTAAGAGAACGTAATTTGGTTTTCACAGCAACTGCCAAGTCAGATAAACGTAAAACAGCAGTTTATTTGACTGATGACGGATCTAAAATGATTGAAGAAATTGAAACATCACAACTAGAATTCATCAATAAGGTTTGTGGAAAAACTGATTTTAATTGGGAAGATACAATGAAAATATTGTCTAGCAATTATTTGAAGAATATACAAAAATAA
- a CDS encoding amino acid ABC transporter ATP-binding protein produces MSKIKVTDLHKQYGDNHVLKGVDLTVNKNEVVVIIGPSGSGKSTLLRTLNKLEEPTSGSVVVNGVDIAKKGVDLDKVREQIGMVFQHFNLFHNLTVGKNIMLAPTELGKLNKDDAEKQAKKLLKTVGLENKFDSSVESLSGGQQQRVAIARALAMNPDIMLFDEPTSALDPEMVGDVLQVMKDLAKEGMTMVVVTHEMGFAKEVADRVVFVDQGKILESGTPDQIFGSPKDPRLQTFLSKVLDV; encoded by the coding sequence TTGAGTAAAATAAAAGTAACTGATCTACACAAACAATATGGTGATAATCATGTGTTAAAGGGTGTCGATTTAACTGTTAATAAAAATGAAGTCGTTGTAATTATTGGTCCTTCTGGTTCCGGTAAGAGTACTTTGCTTCGAACACTTAATAAACTTGAAGAACCTACTTCTGGTTCAGTCGTCGTAAATGGTGTCGATATCGCTAAAAAAGGTGTCGACTTGGATAAAGTGCGTGAACAAATTGGGATGGTATTCCAACATTTCAACTTATTCCATAATCTAACAGTAGGCAAAAACATTATGTTAGCACCTACTGAATTAGGTAAATTAAATAAAGATGATGCTGAAAAGCAAGCCAAAAAATTACTAAAAACAGTTGGTCTAGAAAACAAATTTGATTCATCAGTTGAATCACTATCAGGTGGTCAACAACAACGTGTCGCAATTGCGCGTGCTTTGGCAATGAACCCCGATATTATGTTATTCGATGAACCTACTTCTGCCCTTGATCCAGAAATGGTTGGAGATGTGCTACAGGTAATGAAAGACCTTGCTAAAGAAGGTATGACAATGGTTGTTGTTACCCATGAAATGGGCTTTGCTAAAGAAGTCGCTGATCGTGTAGTATTCGTCGACCAAGGTAAAATCCTAGAATCAGGTACCCCTGATCAAATATTTGGTAGTCCAAAAGATCCACGTCTACAAACATTCTTATCTAAAGTGTTAGATGTTTAA
- a CDS encoding DUF916 domain-containing protein, with protein sequence MKIFRINIILFAFFILLFLSDSISANASNTSFSATPVLSGDNSNKDQNSYFDINSQPSQNHQLKVKITNTGDSVIKIHAKVNTALTSDGIEVSYASNDVNKFDASMKYPLSKLTTNGDKHDVSVPAKSDVIINFNVESPASNFNGTILGSLTFTSDPESSGNKGNVKINNAYSYVIPVVINQGTKAKPHLNVSNADGKVINGVNTFYAHFKNDQPVLMTGVEVDNSVYTKESYSNRDKPLYSTKKKNGSIAPNTNFNAVIPTNKSFKAGDYVFVSKVYWGNHFWRYVNHFHISISKAYEDNKTATNSNNNDIWIWIMGVIIAILLLIIAAMAIIYIHNKKRK encoded by the coding sequence ATGAAAATATTTAGAATTAATATAATATTGTTCGCCTTTTTTATATTACTTTTTTTAAGTGATAGTATTAGTGCAAATGCCTCAAACACAAGCTTTTCTGCTACTCCTGTATTATCAGGTGATAATTCAAATAAGGATCAAAACTCTTATTTTGATATTAATTCACAACCGTCGCAAAATCATCAATTAAAGGTAAAAATTACTAATACTGGTGATAGTGTGATTAAAATTCATGCAAAAGTTAACACGGCGTTGACTAGTGATGGAATTGAAGTTAGTTATGCATCTAATGATGTTAATAAGTTTGACGCTAGCATGAAGTATCCATTAAGCAAACTTACTACTAATGGTGATAAGCATGATGTTTCAGTTCCAGCAAAATCTGATGTTATAATTAATTTTAACGTTGAATCACCAGCAAGTAATTTTAATGGAACTATTTTAGGAAGTTTGACTTTTACTAGTGATCCTGAAAGTAGTGGTAACAAAGGCAATGTTAAGATTAACAATGCTTATTCTTACGTTATTCCAGTTGTTATTAATCAGGGTACTAAGGCTAAACCACATCTTAATGTTTCTAATGCTGATGGTAAAGTCATTAATGGTGTTAATACTTTCTATGCCCATTTTAAAAATGATCAGCCCGTTTTAATGACGGGGGTAGAAGTCGATAACTCCGTTTATACTAAAGAAAGCTACAGTAATCGCGATAAACCATTATATTCAACTAAGAAGAAAAATGGTTCGATTGCCCCTAATACCAATTTTAATGCGGTTATCCCAACTAATAAATCATTTAAAGCAGGCGATTACGTTTTTGTAAGTAAAGTCTACTGGGGGAATCATTTTTGGCGTTATGTTAATCACTTCCATATAAGTATTTCTAAAGCATACGAAGATAATAAAACTGCTACCAATTCCAATAACAATGACATATGGATTTGGATTATGGGTGTAATTATTGCAATCTTATTATTAATAATTGCAGCAATGGCAATCATATATATCCATAATAAGAAAAGAAAGTAG
- a CDS encoding lysylphosphatidylglycerol synthase domain-containing protein, whose product MNISKKANDFFNKHSRAIKSIYVTVIVILILVAFNSIRKEVHWHQVMQSFSNLTPTKIIMLIVLGLISIIPMAIYDYEYVKQSHKHFKTSTILVNSYVINTVTNLAGGGGIIGGSLRTYLFGKVKDVKQTVVQVSQIALFTLTGLSINAIIVIGLHFFFDIKLNLFYWLVLIGFIIYLVTLVFFRAKSLSTHDTILLLTGSLFEWICCLSFFVSIGLFLGYNFSIPSIYSLVAVAGMIGIISFIPGGLGSFDSIMIAGMSANGLNVNQALTWLIIYRVTYYILPFLVGITLYFSKIIHNKYINNK is encoded by the coding sequence ATGAACATTAGTAAAAAAGCGAATGATTTTTTTAATAAACATAGTCGTGCAATTAAAAGTATCTATGTAACAGTAATTGTTATTTTAATTTTGGTTGCATTTAATTCAATTAGAAAAGAAGTTCATTGGCATCAAGTTATGCAATCATTTAGTAATTTGACCCCTACTAAGATTATTATGTTGATTGTTTTAGGACTAATATCTATAATTCCTATGGCAATTTATGATTATGAGTATGTTAAACAAAGCCACAAACATTTTAAAACATCCACAATTTTGGTTAATAGCTATGTTATTAATACTGTCACTAATTTAGCCGGTGGTGGTGGAATTATTGGTGGTAGTTTAAGAACTTATTTATTTGGTAAAGTAAAAGATGTAAAACAAACTGTCGTCCAGGTATCTCAAATTGCTTTATTCACTTTAACCGGGCTATCAATTAACGCCATTATCGTGATTGGATTACATTTCTTCTTCGATATTAAATTAAATCTATTTTACTGGTTAGTATTAATTGGATTTATCATTTACCTAGTTACTTTGGTTTTCTTCCGTGCAAAATCTTTAAGTACTCATGATACAATCTTATTATTAACTGGTTCATTATTTGAATGGATTTGTTGTTTATCATTTTTTGTATCAATCGGTTTGTTCTTAGGATATAATTTTAGCATTCCATCAATATATTCATTAGTTGCTGTTGCAGGAATGATAGGAATTATTAGTTTTATTCCTGGTGGTCTTGGTAGTTTTGATTCAATTATGATTGCTGGAATGAGTGCCAATGGTTTGAACGTTAATCAAGCACTCACTTGGTTAATAATTTATCGAGTTACTTATTATATATTGCCTTTCCTTGTTGGAATAACATTATATTTTAGTAAAATAATTCATAATAAATATATAAATAACAAATAA
- a CDS encoding AAA family ATPase produces MARNPFDPFNDDFDKIFNQFLGDTGNSRSERRYMVNGQEVTPEQLEQLRQSGQLQNGQMNPQQKQNGGKSILGKLGRNLTKEARDGKLDPVIGRDKEIQEAAEVLSRRSKNNPVLVGDAGVGKTAVVEGLAEAIAKGDVPASIKNKEIISIDISGLEAGTQYRGSFEENIQNLIKEVKARKNVILFFDEIHQILGAGNAGDESGSKGLADIIKPALSRGEFTVIGATTQDEYRNTIMKDAALSRRFNEVKINAPSEKTTLEILKGIRPLYEEHHNVVLPDDVLKAAVDYSVQYIPQRSLPDKAIDLVDMTAAHLAAKHPVLDQKQLEDQIKTEKKAQEDAAAKEDYETALKHKNEIDKLQKQADSNKKDAEKVTANINDVANAVERLTGVPVSKMSGNDIERLKNMGKRLQGKVIGQDEAVNAVARAIRRNRAGFDEGNRPIGSFLFVGPTGVGKTELAKQLALDMFGNKENIIRLDMSEYSDQTAVSKLIGASAGYVGYNDNNNTLTEKVRRNPYSIVLLDEIEKANPQVLTLLLQVLDDGRLTDGQGNVVNFKNTVVIATSNAGFGNESITGDDDKDKKLMDRLAPYFRPEFLNRFNAIVEFSHLSKDNLKEIVNLLLSDVNKTLSKKDMDVKVSEPVKEHLIDEGYDEAMGARPLRRVVEQEIRDKITDFYLDHADIKHLDADMKDDQVVISADKVAA; encoded by the coding sequence ATGGCTAGAAATCCATTCGATCCATTCAATGATGATTTTGACAAAATTTTCAATCAATTCTTAGGTGATACAGGTAATTCACGTTCTGAACGTCGTTATATGGTTAACGGTCAGGAAGTCACCCCAGAGCAATTAGAACAATTAAGACAATCTGGTCAATTACAAAATGGTCAGATGAATCCACAACAAAAACAAAATGGTGGTAAAAGTATTCTTGGTAAGTTAGGTCGTAACTTAACGAAGGAAGCTCGTGATGGTAAGTTGGATCCAGTAATTGGAAGAGATAAAGAAATCCAAGAAGCTGCTGAAGTCTTATCTAGAAGAAGCAAGAACAACCCAGTACTTGTTGGTGATGCTGGAGTTGGTAAAACTGCTGTTGTTGAGGGCTTAGCTGAAGCAATTGCTAAGGGTGATGTTCCAGCTTCAATCAAGAATAAGGAAATTATTAGTATTGATATTTCTGGACTTGAAGCTGGTACTCAATACCGTGGTAGTTTTGAAGAAAATATTCAAAACTTAATCAAAGAAGTTAAAGCAAGAAAGAATGTTATTCTATTCTTTGATGAAATTCATCAAATCTTGGGTGCAGGTAATGCCGGTGATGAAAGTGGTTCTAAAGGTTTAGCTGATATTATTAAGCCAGCTTTATCTCGTGGTGAATTCACTGTTATTGGTGCTACAACCCAAGATGAATATAGAAACACAATTATGAAAGATGCCGCATTATCACGTCGTTTCAACGAAGTTAAAATTAATGCTCCATCTGAAAAAACTACTTTAGAGATCTTAAAGGGCATTCGTCCATTATATGAAGAACATCATAATGTAGTTTTACCAGATGATGTTTTGAAAGCTGCTGTAGATTATTCTGTTCAATATATTCCACAACGTAGTTTACCTGATAAGGCAATTGATTTAGTTGATATGACCGCTGCTCATCTTGCAGCTAAACATCCAGTTTTAGATCAGAAACAATTAGAAGACCAAATTAAAACTGAAAAGAAAGCACAAGAAGATGCAGCTGCCAAAGAAGATTACGAAACTGCTTTAAAGCATAAAAATGAAATTGACAAGTTACAAAAACAAGCTGATTCTAATAAGAAAGATGCTGAAAAAGTTACCGCTAATATTAATGACGTTGCTAACGCCGTTGAAAGATTAACTGGAGTTCCAGTATCTAAGATGAGTGGTAATGATATTGAACGCTTGAAGAATATGGGTAAACGCTTGCAAGGTAAAGTTATTGGTCAAGACGAAGCTGTAAATGCAGTTGCTCGTGCTATTCGTCGTAACCGTGCTGGCTTTGATGAAGGTAATCGTCCAATTGGTTCATTCTTATTCGTTGGACCTACTGGTGTTGGAAAGACTGAACTTGCTAAACAATTAGCTTTGGATATGTTCGGCAATAAGGAAAATATCATTAGATTAGACATGTCCGAATACTCCGATCAAACAGCCGTATCTAAGTTAATTGGTGCATCTGCTGGTTACGTTGGATATAATGACAATAACAATACTTTAACTGAAAAAGTTCGTCGTAACCCTTACTCAATTGTCTTATTAGATGAAATTGAAAAAGCTAACCCACAAGTATTAACATTATTGCTACAAGTATTAGATGATGGTCGTTTAACTGATGGTCAAGGAAACGTTGTTAACTTTAAGAATACTGTAGTTATCGCCACTTCTAATGCTGGGTTTGGTAATGAAAGTATTACTGGTGATGATGATAAAGATAAGAAGTTAATGGATCGTTTAGCTCCATACTTCCGTCCAGAGTTCTTGAATAGATTTAATGCAATTGTTGAATTCTCTCACTTGTCTAAAGACAATTTGAAAGAAATCGTTAACTTGCTGTTATCTGATGTCAACAAGACTTTATCTAAGAAAGATATGGATGTGAAAGTATCTGAACCAGTTAAGGAACACTTAATTGATGAAGGATATGATGAAGCAATGGGTGCACGTCCATTACGTCGAGTTGTTGAACAAGAAATCAGAGATAAAATTACTGATTTCTACTTGGATCATGCAGATATTAAGCACTTGGATGCTGATATGAAAGATGATCAGGTAGTAATTAGTGCTGATAAAGTAGCTGCATAA
- a CDS encoding matrixin family metalloprotease translates to MKKLLIVFLGLFCLSSLSFFNDNTSALAAKNKKVKQHKVKKNVKKKTKSVIKNANEEVGKKVSLGSDENFNYYRILQDDDNVKFISEVNAKYPNKHNLPFIKDYRTGLPIKQKLNNDGTVHINYSGNSELSDNFKNAIETWNDLNVIKFKVVSSSEHANVNVHGNYSLADDFSRSDYTQGRLGDADNYVDYNSDVSLKDGTKMKYISKTNVTLYSSLLNSSSNNQDHVMIHEIGHALGFDDLSSDADRGLIMYETSALGSVLLNKLDSCEKTSLKYFYQA, encoded by the coding sequence ATGAAAAAATTGTTAATTGTATTTTTGGGATTGTTTTGTTTATCTTCATTATCATTTTTTAATGATAATACATCAGCACTTGCTGCTAAAAATAAAAAAGTGAAACAACATAAAGTTAAAAAAAATGTGAAAAAGAAAACAAAATCAGTAATCAAAAATGCCAATGAAGAAGTTGGCAAAAAGGTATCATTAGGTAGTGATGAAAATTTTAACTACTACAGGATTTTGCAGGATGATGATAATGTAAAATTCATTAGTGAAGTTAATGCTAAATACCCTAATAAACATAATTTACCTTTTATTAAAGATTATCGTACAGGTTTACCTATTAAACAAAAACTTAATAATGACGGAACCGTTCATATCAACTACAGTGGGAATAGTGAATTATCCGATAACTTTAAAAATGCCATTGAAACTTGGAATGACTTAAATGTTATTAAATTTAAGGTAGTTAGTTCTTCAGAACACGCTAATGTTAATGTTCACGGTAATTATTCATTAGCTGACGATTTCAGTAGGTCCGATTATACTCAAGGTCGACTTGGGGATGCTGATAATTATGTTGACTATAATTCTGATGTCAGTCTTAAGGATGGGACTAAGATGAAATATATTTCTAAAACCAATGTTACTTTATATTCAAGTTTACTAAACTCTTCATCTAATAATCAAGATCATGTTATGATTCACGAAATTGGTCATGCCTTAGGTTTCGATGATTTATCATCTGATGCTGATCGTGGATTAATAATGTATGAAACTTCAGCTTTAGGATCAGTTTTATTAAACAAACTTGATAGTTGTGAAAAAACATCATTAAAATATTTTTATCAAGCTTAA